A window of Gemmatimonadota bacterium contains these coding sequences:
- a CDS encoding efflux RND transporter periplasmic adaptor subunit → MSRRALGLAVLATLTLAACGKKDAGASETPSEVTVQVGPEAMTIAARTVLSSGPILSGSLVAERTAQIRAELPGSIIQVFTDPGTRVAAGTSLAKIDDRAINDAYLSARSGLTAAQTAADIAQRELARAEALLKAGAISDRDLENARRGDLAARTMLDDAKARLSSAQKSLDATNVLAPYAGVVSERFVNPGDVVAPGSPLMNVVDPATMRLEAAVPAEQLSQVRVGAPVRFSVTGYPGRTFEGRISSINPSADPQTRQVRLFVRIPNNGNQLVAGLFAEGRVASDSREALTVPELAVDLRGLTPSVLRLKNGRTEKIEVTLGAKDEAQERVEITAGVTAGDTLLVGPALGISPGTPLKITTPTDSKPRQ, encoded by the coding sequence ATGTCCCGTCGCGCCCTCGGCCTCGCCGTCCTCGCCACGCTCACGCTCGCGGCCTGCGGCAAGAAGGACGCCGGCGCTTCCGAGACGCCGTCCGAGGTGACGGTCCAGGTCGGTCCCGAGGCGATGACCATCGCCGCGAGGACGGTCCTCTCGAGCGGCCCCATCCTCTCCGGCTCGCTCGTCGCCGAGCGCACGGCGCAGATCCGCGCCGAGCTGCCGGGCTCGATCATCCAGGTCTTCACCGATCCCGGCACGCGCGTCGCGGCGGGGACGTCGCTCGCCAAGATCGACGATCGGGCGATCAACGATGCGTACCTCTCCGCGCGCTCCGGCCTCACGGCGGCGCAGACCGCGGCCGACATCGCCCAGCGCGAGCTGGCGCGGGCGGAGGCGCTCCTCAAGGCGGGCGCGATCAGCGACCGCGACCTCGAGAACGCGCGGCGGGGCGACCTCGCGGCGCGCACGATGCTCGACGACGCCAAGGCGCGCCTCTCCTCGGCGCAGAAGTCCCTCGACGCGACCAACGTCCTCGCGCCGTACGCCGGCGTGGTGAGCGAGCGCTTCGTGAACCCGGGCGACGTGGTCGCCCCGGGCTCGCCGCTCATGAACGTGGTGGACCCCGCGACCATGCGGCTCGAGGCGGCGGTGCCGGCCGAGCAGCTCTCGCAGGTGCGCGTCGGCGCGCCGGTCCGCTTCTCGGTGACCGGCTATCCGGGCCGCACGTTCGAGGGCCGCATCTCGAGCATCAACCCGAGCGCCGATCCGCAGACGCGTCAGGTGCGGCTCTTCGTGCGGATCCCGAACAACGGGAACCAACTGGTGGCCGGGCTGTTCGCCGAAGGGCGGGTCGCGAGCGACTCGCGCGAGGCGCTCACCGTGCCGGAGCTGGCGGTGGACCTCCGCGGCCTCACGCCGTCGGTGCTCCGCCTCAAGAACGGTCGTACCGAGAAGATCGAGGTCACCCTCGGGGCGAAGGACGAGGCACAGGAACGGGTGGAGATCACGGCCGGCGTGACCGCCGGTGACACGCTGCTCGTGGGCCCGGCCCTCGGCATCTCGCCGGGGACGCCGCTCAAGATCACGACGCCGACCGATTCGAAGCCGCGGCAGTAG
- a CDS encoding TolC family protein: MTEPIRQQIIDAAVRVYSDVGFRGATTRRIADEAGVNEVTLFRTFGSKAALIAEAVQCHAQAHARTPLPDVPVDPEAELTAWARSHHDFMLANSGMIRTALAEMHERPECAGATLEQPAQTHRDLCSYVERLAQHRFIPSAADAKAAAAMLQGSLFADAMGREMMPVEMLLPAEQIPANYVRLFLRSLGATLASLLLLLLPLSAQAQQAAPAAGAALSLADALRLAERKSEGVAIAGAGVTRARGQQAQANAQRLPQVNGTAGYQRAIQNQFQAITERFADPNDTTSGGAGGFGAISQIFAAPNTFTFTLAATQNLYTSGRVPAARAGAAAGRTAAEIGLTSARAQAALDAAQAYFDAVASDKFLAIAESSLVLTERTLTQTQLGREVGSASEFDLLRARVARDNQKPLVIQARGARTTAYLRLKQLLDLPLGGEVTLTTPIRDDASTVETASGPIRLADDRSLTPDTSVSSRATVRQAEAQVTASEHALRAARLSRLPSVQLSSTYQRFAYPPEGTFLPSAIDLYFPNWNVTLGVSFPVLTGGRLRGERQVAEANLTEAQQRLQQTREGASLDALLAITALEQAQASYLASVGTDAQAAQAYRIAEVRFQEGISTQLELTEVRVQLEQARLQRVNAARDLEIARLRLALLKDLPLTTGGR, from the coding sequence GCGCGACCACCCGACGCATCGCCGATGAGGCGGGTGTCAACGAAGTGACGCTCTTCCGCACCTTCGGCTCCAAGGCCGCCCTCATCGCCGAGGCGGTCCAGTGTCACGCGCAGGCTCACGCGCGGACCCCGCTCCCCGATGTCCCGGTCGATCCCGAGGCCGAACTCACCGCCTGGGCGCGCTCGCATCACGACTTCATGCTCGCCAACAGCGGCATGATCCGCACCGCGCTCGCCGAGATGCACGAACGCCCCGAGTGCGCTGGGGCCACGCTCGAACAGCCGGCGCAGACCCACCGCGACCTCTGCTCGTACGTCGAACGGCTCGCGCAGCACCGCTTCATCCCCTCAGCCGCGGACGCGAAGGCCGCGGCGGCCATGCTCCAGGGGTCCCTCTTCGCCGATGCCATGGGGCGCGAGATGATGCCCGTCGAGATGCTCCTCCCCGCTGAACAGATACCCGCCAACTACGTGCGACTCTTCCTCCGCTCCCTCGGCGCCACGCTGGCGTCGCTCCTCCTGCTCCTGCTGCCGCTCTCGGCACAGGCACAGCAGGCCGCGCCCGCGGCAGGCGCCGCGCTCTCCCTCGCCGACGCGCTCCGCCTCGCCGAGCGCAAGAGCGAGGGCGTCGCGATCGCCGGCGCCGGTGTCACCCGTGCCCGCGGCCAGCAGGCGCAGGCCAACGCGCAGCGCCTCCCGCAGGTGAACGGCACCGCTGGCTACCAGCGCGCGATCCAGAACCAGTTCCAGGCGATCACCGAGCGCTTCGCCGACCCCAACGACACCACGAGCGGCGGGGCCGGCGGCTTCGGCGCGATCTCGCAGATCTTCGCCGCGCCCAACACCTTCACGTTCACGCTCGCCGCCACACAGAACCTCTATACCTCCGGCCGCGTCCCCGCGGCGCGCGCGGGGGCCGCCGCCGGACGCACGGCCGCCGAGATCGGGCTCACGTCGGCGCGCGCGCAGGCCGCGCTCGATGCCGCGCAGGCCTACTTCGATGCCGTCGCCTCCGACAAGTTCCTCGCCATCGCCGAGAGCTCGCTCGTGCTCACCGAGCGCACCCTCACGCAGACGCAGCTCGGGCGCGAGGTCGGCTCGGCCTCGGAGTTCGACCTGCTCCGCGCCCGAGTTGCCCGCGACAACCAGAAGCCGCTCGTGATCCAGGCCCGCGGCGCGCGCACCACCGCGTATCTCCGCCTGAAGCAGCTCCTCGACCTCCCGCTCGGCGGCGAGGTGACGCTCACCACGCCCATCCGCGACGACGCCAGCACGGTCGAGACGGCGAGCGGCCCCATCCGCCTGGCCGACGACCGGTCGCTCACGCCCGACACGAGCGTCTCCTCGCGCGCGACGGTGCGGCAGGCCGAAGCGCAGGTGACCGCGTCGGAGCACGCGCTGCGCGCCGCGCGTCTCTCGCGACTCCCGTCGGTGCAGCTCTCGAGCACCTACCAGCGCTTCGCCTATCCGCCCGAGGGCACGTTCCTCCCCTCGGCGATCGACCTCTACTTCCCCAATTGGAACGTCACCCTCGGCGTCTCCTTCCCGGTCCTCACCGGCGGCCGTCTCCGCGGTGAGCGGCAGGTGGCCGAGGCGAACCTCACCGAGGCGCAGCAGCGGTTGCAGCAGACCCGCGAGGGCGCGTCGCTCGACGCGCTGCTCGCGATTACCGCGCTCGAGCAGGCGCAGGCGTCGTACCTCGCGTCGGTCGGCACCGACGCCCAGGCGGCGCAGGCGTACCGCATCGCCGAGGTGCGCTTCCAGGAAGGGATCTCCACGCAGCTCGAACTCACCGAGGTCCGCGTCCAGCTCGAGCAGGCGCGGCTCCAGCGCGTGAACGCGGCGCGCGACCTCGAGATCGCGCGGCTCCGGCTCGCGCTCCTGAAGGACCTCCCCCTCACCACCGGGGGACGCTGA